One Keratinibaculum paraultunense genomic window carries:
- a CDS encoding stage V sporulation protein S: MDVLKVSAKSSPNSVAGALAGVLREKGNAELQAIGAGALNQAVKAVAIARGFVAPSGVDLICIPAFTDVEIDGEERTAIKLIVEPR, from the coding sequence ATGGATGTGTTAAAAGTATCAGCAAAATCAAGTCCAAATTCTGTAGCAGGAGCACTAGCTGGAGTATTAAGAGAAAAAGGTAATGCAGAATTACAAGCAATTGGAGCAGGTGCTTTAAATCAGGCAGTTAAAGCTGTAGCTATTGCAAGAGGATTTGTTGCACCTAGTGGAGTTGATCTCATTTGCATACCAGCTTTCACTGATGTTGAAATTGACGGTGAAGAAAGGACAGCTATTAAGTTAATTGTAGAACCAAGATAA
- the rny gene encoding ribonuclease Y, producing the protein MVITIIGIIIGIIVGIVAGYYIRKNIGERKIKNAEELAIKIIEDANHEAETRKKEVLLEAKEEVHKIRIENEKENRERRSEIQKLERRLMHKEESIDRKSETLERREEILNKKEKELNEKEILINELYEKQVEELERLSGLTSEEAKELLLNDIKKEIAHESAMIIKEIEAQTREEAEKRAREIISCAIQRCAADHVAETTVTVVNLPNDEMKGRIIGREGRNIRTLETLTGIDLIIDDTPEAVVLSGFDPIRREIARIALEKLIVDGRIHPARIEEMVEKAKVEVDNIIKEEGEQAAFETGIHNLHPELIKLLGRLKYRTSYGQNVLKHSIEVSHIAGVMAAELGANVKIAKRAGLLHDIGKAVDHEIEGPHVDIGVDIARRYRESKEVLHAIAAHHGDIEPQSVEAVLVQAADAISAARPGARRETLEAYIKRLEKLEEIANSFDGIEKSYAIQAGRELRIMVKPEDVKDDEIVHTAREIAKRIESELDYPGQIKVNVIRETRAVEYAK; encoded by the coding sequence ATTGTAATAACCATCATAGGTATTATCATAGGTATTATTGTCGGAATTGTAGCTGGCTATTATATAAGGAAAAATATTGGTGAACGAAAAATCAAAAATGCCGAAGAATTAGCTATAAAGATTATTGAAGATGCTAATCATGAAGCTGAAACACGTAAAAAAGAGGTTTTACTGGAAGCAAAAGAAGAAGTTCACAAAATAAGAATTGAAAATGAAAAAGAAAATAGAGAAAGACGATCAGAAATACAAAAATTAGAACGTCGCTTAATGCACAAAGAAGAATCTATAGATAGAAAAAGTGAAACTCTTGAAAGAAGAGAAGAAATTCTTAATAAAAAAGAAAAGGAACTAAATGAAAAAGAAATTCTTATAAATGAACTCTATGAAAAGCAAGTAGAAGAATTAGAAAGACTTTCAGGCTTAACCTCCGAAGAAGCAAAAGAATTATTATTAAACGATATTAAAAAAGAAATAGCTCATGAATCTGCCATGATTATTAAAGAAATTGAAGCACAAACTAGAGAAGAAGCTGAAAAAAGAGCACGAGAAATCATTTCATGCGCTATTCAAAGATGTGCTGCAGACCATGTTGCAGAAACAACAGTAACAGTAGTAAATTTACCAAATGATGAAATGAAAGGTAGAATAATTGGTAGAGAAGGTAGAAATATTAGAACACTTGAAACTTTAACAGGAATCGATCTAATAATTGACGATACGCCAGAAGCGGTAGTATTATCTGGATTTGATCCTATAAGAAGAGAAATTGCAAGAATTGCTTTAGAAAAATTAATTGTAGATGGGAGAATACATCCTGCAAGAATTGAAGAAATGGTTGAAAAAGCTAAAGTGGAAGTTGATAATATTATAAAAGAAGAAGGTGAACAAGCAGCATTTGAAACAGGTATTCATAATTTACATCCAGAATTAATAAAGTTACTTGGTAGATTAAAATACAGAACAAGCTATGGTCAAAACGTTTTAAAACATTCTATCGAAGTATCTCATATTGCAGGGGTTATGGCAGCCGAGTTAGGGGCAAATGTTAAAATAGCTAAAAGAGCAGGATTATTGCATGATATAGGGAAAGCCGTAGATCACGAAATAGAAGGTCCTCATGTAGATATTGGAGTAGATATAGCTAGAAGATATAGAGAATCAAAAGAAGTTTTGCATGCTATAGCAGCTCATCATGGAGATATAGAACCTCAGAGTGTAGAAGCTGTTTTAGTCCAAGCTGCTGATGCAATTTCTGCTGCAAGACCTGGTGCAAGGAGAGAGACTTTAGAAGCTTATATAAAAAGGCTTGAAAAATTAGAAGAAATTGCAAATTCATTTGATGGAATTGAAAAATCTTATGCTATACAAGCAGGACGTGAATTAAGAATTATGGTAAAACCTGAAGATGTTAAAGATGACGAAATAGTTCACACTGCAAGAGAAATTGCTAAAAGGATAGAATCCGAATTAGATTATCCAGGACAAATAAAAGTAAATGTTATTAGAGAAACAAGAGCTGTTGAATATGCAAAATAA
- a CDS encoding PadR family transcriptional regulator, translating into MSYKNERNRQFPSKISTTSFVKLYILHLLRDRSYYGNEIIEEIKNRLDGKWEPSPGMVYPLLRDLEESGYVIGWWEEPDKRSIRRYKLTDKGYKHYQIILLQYKPAFEDSLYIVQSVLKDIYGIKF; encoded by the coding sequence ATGAGTTATAAAAACGAGAGAAATAGGCAGTTCCCATCAAAAATTAGCACTACTTCTTTTGTAAAACTATATATTTTACATTTATTAAGAGATAGGAGTTATTATGGAAATGAAATTATTGAAGAAATAAAAAATCGATTAGATGGCAAATGGGAGCCTAGCCCTGGAATGGTATATCCATTATTAAGGGATCTTGAAGAAAGTGGATATGTTATAGGCTGGTGGGAAGAACCAGATAAAAGATCTATAAGAAGATATAAACTTACTGACAAAGGATATAAACATTATCAAATAATATTGTTACAATATAAACCTGCTTTTGAAGACTCTTTATATATTGTACAATCTGTATTAAAAGATATTTATGGAATAAAATTTTAG
- a CDS encoding PHP domain-containing protein — MIFDLHVHTTCSDGLLTPHQVIDLAITKKLDGIAITDHDTVDAIESAIQYSKTKIKLYIIPGIEFSCIFKDEEVHILGYFIDYKSLKLKKITDSLKNKRILRGIEMVKKINKLGMNISIEEVQIEAGRNNYIGRPHIARVLVKHGFVNNIDEAFELYLNRGKEAYVEKESLKLEETIDLIHELEGIAVLAHPGLLNNFNIITSCVNLGIDGIEAVHSRHKSEDVKKLIDIAKQHNLIVTGGSDCHGILINGEYLLGNYYVNIDYIPIMKGRI; from the coding sequence ATGATATTTGATCTACACGTACACACTACTTGTTCGGATGGATTATTAACTCCTCATCAAGTAATTGATTTAGCTATAACAAAAAAACTTGATGGCATAGCCATTACAGATCATGATACCGTAGATGCTATAGAATCAGCAATACAATATAGTAAAACAAAAATAAAGTTATATATAATTCCTGGAATAGAATTTAGCTGTATTTTTAAAGATGAAGAAGTACATATATTGGGTTATTTTATAGATTATAAATCACTAAAATTAAAAAAAATTACTGATAGTTTAAAAAACAAAAGGATTTTAAGGGGTATTGAGATGGTTAAAAAAATTAATAAGCTTGGTATGAATATTAGTATAGAAGAAGTGCAAATTGAAGCGGGAAGAAATAATTATATTGGAAGACCACACATAGCTAGAGTTCTCGTAAAACATGGCTTTGTTAATAATATAGATGAAGCTTTTGAATTATATCTAAACAGAGGAAAGGAAGCTTATGTGGAAAAAGAATCATTAAAATTAGAAGAAACTATAGATCTTATTCATGAATTAGAGGGAATTGCTGTATTAGCACATCCTGGATTATTAAATAATTTTAATATAATCACTAGTTGTGTAAATTTAGGAATTGATGGTATAGAAGCCGTACATTCTAGACATAAATCAGAAGATGTAAAGAAATTAATAGATATTGCCAAACAACATAATTTAATAGTTACAGGTGGTTCTGATTGTCATGGCATATTAATCAATGGGGAATATTTATTAGGAAATTATTATGTAAATATAGATTATATCCCAATAATGAAAGGAAGGATATAA
- a CDS encoding pyridoxal phosphate-dependent aminotransferase: MNFNLSKKGLEISPSITLEITAKAKAMKAQGIDVIGFGAGEPDFNTPENIRREGIRAIEEGLTRYTPASGIIELKEAVCKKLKKDNNLTYNTDNIIISNGAKHAIFNALMAIINPGDEVIVGVPYWVSYPELIKISGGIPVYIKTKEENDFKFSVSDLNKVLTNKTKALILNSPSNPTGAIYNENELKEIASWAIENNIFIISDEIYEKLVYDDKHISIASLNENIKNLTVVINGMSKAYAMTGWRIGFAAAHEKIIKVMSNIQSHTTSNPCSISQYASVVGLIGDQSSVEEMKKQFEKRRNYMVETINSIRGLSCKKPKGAFYIMVNITQLKGKTIKGIKINNSLDFAKVLLDECKVAVIPGIGFGDDNYIRLSYATSMDNIKEGLKRIKDFVEQF; this comes from the coding sequence ATGAATTTCAATTTATCGAAAAAAGGATTAGAAATATCACCATCTATTACCTTAGAAATAACAGCAAAAGCTAAAGCAATGAAGGCTCAAGGTATAGATGTTATTGGATTTGGAGCAGGTGAACCAGATTTTAATACCCCTGAGAATATAAGAAGAGAAGGTATACGGGCCATAGAAGAAGGTTTAACAAGATATACTCCTGCTTCGGGTATTATTGAATTAAAAGAAGCAGTTTGTAAGAAGTTAAAAAAAGATAATAATCTTACCTACAATACCGACAATATAATTATATCAAACGGTGCAAAACATGCTATATTTAATGCATTAATGGCAATTATAAATCCTGGAGATGAAGTTATTGTAGGTGTACCTTACTGGGTTAGTTATCCAGAATTAATTAAAATTTCCGGTGGAATACCAGTATATATAAAAACAAAAGAAGAAAATGATTTTAAATTTTCTGTATCAGATTTAAATAAGGTATTAACAAATAAAACCAAGGCTCTAATATTAAATAGTCCAAGTAATCCGACAGGAGCTATATATAATGAAAACGAATTAAAAGAAATCGCCAGCTGGGCTATTGAAAACAATATATTCATAATATCGGATGAAATATATGAAAAATTAGTATATGATGATAAACATATAAGTATTGCATCTCTAAACGAAAATATCAAAAACTTGACTGTAGTAATAAATGGTATGTCAAAGGCTTATGCGATGACAGGATGGAGAATTGGATTTGCTGCAGCTCACGAAAAAATAATAAAAGTAATGAGTAATATTCAAAGCCATACTACTTCTAATCCATGCTCTATTTCTCAATATGCAAGTGTAGTAGGATTAATAGGTGATCAAAGTAGTGTAGAGGAAATGAAAAAACAATTTGAGAAAAGAAGAAATTATATGGTTGAAACTATAAATTCAATTAGGGGACTTAGTTGTAAAAAACCAAAAGGCGCATTTTATATAATGGTTAATATTACTCAACTAAAAGGAAAAACTATTAAAGGAATCAAAATAAACAATTCTTTAGATTTTGCAAAGGTTTTATTAGATGAATGTAAAGTAGCAGTTATTCCCGGCATAGGTTTTGGTGATGATAATTATATCAGGCTGTCCTATGCAACATCTATGGATAATATTAAAGAAGGTTTAAAACGAATAAAAGATTTTGTAGAGCAGTTTTAG
- a CDS encoding ATPase has translation MPINNYKELESYISNMKSYISKEQGKKEKILEQIQEHENLIQKIESKIQLMEKVSVLLQNTSEFARNQAKIQVESLVTNCLQYIFENNVEFKIEINELYGKPNAEFYVLTKTKEGTIKTKPELSRGGGVVDIISLALRIAFLEIYKPKIEGPLILDEPAKHVSEEYIFNVADFLKKTSELFNRQIIMVTHNNHLSSIGTKAYRVYLKESRSYLEEITF, from the coding sequence ATGCCTATAAATAATTATAAAGAATTGGAATCTTATATTTCTAATATGAAATCTTATATTTCAAAAGAACAAGGTAAAAAAGAAAAAATACTAGAACAAATACAAGAACATGAAAATTTAATTCAAAAAATTGAATCTAAAATTCAATTAATGGAAAAAGTTAGTGTGCTTTTACAAAATACTTCTGAATTTGCTAGAAATCAAGCCAAAATTCAAGTTGAATCATTAGTTACTAATTGTTTACAATACATTTTTGAAAACAATGTAGAATTTAAAATAGAAATAAATGAACTTTATGGTAAACCAAATGCTGAGTTTTATGTATTGACTAAAACTAAAGAGGGTACTATAAAAACTAAACCAGAATTATCAAGGGGTGGTGGAGTAGTAGATATTATTTCTTTAGCATTACGTATTGCTTTTCTAGAAATATATAAACCCAAAATTGAAGGACCTCTTATACTAGATGAACCTGCTAAACATGTAAGTGAAGAGTATATTTTTAACGTAGCTGATTTTTTAAAAAAGACATCAGAATTATTTAATAGACAAATTATTATGGTGACCCATAATAATCATCTTTCTTCAATTGGTACTAAAGCCTATAGAGTATACTTGAAGGAATCAAGAAGTTATTTAGAAGAAATCACATTTTAA